One Rhizobiales bacterium GAS188 DNA window includes the following coding sequences:
- a CDS encoding EamA-like transporter family protein has translation MTPAVIGLALFAAVLHAAWNAVLRSGADRLWSVTIMSFATTLVAIPFAVMLPLPSAPSWPYLMLSSALQVGYSVFLVYAYRYGELGQVYPIVRGSVPLLVTVGGFLLADQRPSALSLSGVVLVALGIMSLALDRPRAGAKSIVLALVTGLFIASYITADGIGVRLSRDPRAYATWIFLIYGALMPMTFIAFRGKPRLDVLSSETLKALAGGVISLIAYVAVISALALGPLGPISALRETSVVFAVLIGRLFLGEALTLRRLAACAVVALGASCLGYHP, from the coding sequence ATGACTCCCGCCGTGATCGGGCTCGCGCTGTTTGCGGCGGTGCTGCACGCGGCGTGGAACGCGGTTCTGCGGAGTGGTGCCGACAGGCTTTGGTCGGTCACGATCATGAGCTTCGCGACGACGCTCGTTGCCATCCCATTTGCCGTCATGCTGCCGCTCCCTTCCGCTCCGAGCTGGCCGTATCTGATGCTCTCATCGGCGTTGCAGGTCGGCTACAGCGTCTTCCTGGTCTATGCCTATCGATATGGCGAGCTGGGGCAAGTCTATCCCATCGTCCGAGGCAGTGTGCCGCTGCTGGTGACGGTCGGTGGCTTCCTGCTGGCGGACCAGCGTCCGAGCGCGCTCTCGCTATCGGGCGTCGTCCTTGTCGCGCTCGGCATCATGAGCCTTGCTCTCGACAGGCCGAGGGCTGGCGCCAAATCGATCGTGTTGGCATTGGTCACGGGCCTGTTCATCGCGAGCTACATCACGGCCGATGGCATCGGTGTCCGGCTCTCCAGGGATCCGCGTGCCTACGCCACCTGGATTTTCCTGATCTACGGCGCCCTCATGCCGATGACCTTCATTGCCTTTCGGGGGAAACCCAGGCTCGATGTGCTGTCATCGGAGACGCTGAAAGCGCTGGCCGGTGGCGTGATTTCACTCATCGCCTATGTGGCGGTCATCTCGGCGCTGGCGCTTGGCCCACTTGGCCCGATCTCGGCATTGCGAGAAACCAGCGTTGTCTTCGCGGTATTGATCGGCCGGCTCTTTCTCGGCGAAGCCTTGACGCTACGCCGCCTTGCCGCCTGCGCCGTGGTTGCCTTGGGCGCATCCTGCTTGGGATACCATCCCTGA
- a CDS encoding putative ABC transport system substrate-binding protein, which produces MRRRDLITLLGGAVAWPLAARAQADRMRRIGVLMGYAESDREGQANIAAFQGGLQKLGWTEGRNIRIDARWAAADADLMQRFAKELVALQPDLILAQNTPTTAVMLQQTRTIPIVFANVSDPVGSGFVTSRARPGGNVTGFIDMEGSIAGKWLELLKEVAPRIARVAFLFNPVTAPFAEYYLTPFKAAAASLAVEAIAAPVRDTFELESVVAAHAGEPNSGLIVMPEAFMNVHRAEVTSLAAHYRLPAVYPRRFFAELGGLLSYGNDQSDNFRRAATYVDRILHSAKPNELPIQTPVEFELVINLKTAKALDLDVPPSLLARADEVIE; this is translated from the coding sequence ATGAGGCGACGAGATCTCATCACGCTTCTTGGCGGCGCGGTCGCGTGGCCGCTCGCGGCGCGCGCGCAGGCCGACCGGATGCGGCGCATCGGCGTGCTGATGGGGTATGCTGAGAGCGACCGGGAAGGGCAGGCCAATATCGCGGCCTTCCAGGGGGGACTCCAGAAGCTCGGGTGGACGGAAGGCCGCAACATCCGGATCGACGCTCGCTGGGCGGCGGCCGACGCGGATTTGATGCAACGATTCGCGAAGGAGCTCGTCGCGCTACAGCCCGACCTCATCCTTGCGCAAAACACACCCACCACTGCGGTGATGCTGCAACAAACGCGCACCATCCCTATCGTTTTCGCGAATGTTTCCGATCCGGTCGGCAGCGGCTTCGTCACGAGCCGGGCGCGGCCGGGCGGCAACGTCACCGGCTTCATCGATATGGAGGGCTCGATCGCCGGCAAGTGGCTGGAGCTGCTAAAGGAGGTCGCGCCGCGCATCGCCCGGGTCGCCTTCTTGTTCAACCCGGTAACGGCGCCGTTCGCCGAATATTACTTGACCCCCTTCAAAGCCGCCGCTGCGTCCTTAGCAGTGGAGGCAATCGCAGCACCCGTTCGCGACACGTTCGAGCTCGAATCCGTAGTTGCCGCGCACGCCGGCGAGCCGAATAGTGGCCTTATCGTCATGCCGGAGGCCTTCATGAACGTGCATCGCGCGGAGGTCACCTCGCTGGCGGCTCACTATCGCCTCCCTGCCGTCTATCCGCGCCGTTTCTTCGCCGAGCTCGGCGGCCTGCTGTCCTACGGAAATGACCAGAGCGATAATTTTCGCCGCGCGGCGACTTATGTCGATCGCATCCTGCATAGCGCCAAACCGAACGAGCTTCCCATCCAGACCCCAGTCGAGTTCGAGCTGGTGATCAATCTCAAGACCGCGAAGGCGCTCGATCTCGACGTGCCGCCTTCGCTGCTCGCCCGCGCCGACGAGGTGATCGAATGA
- a CDS encoding phosphoribosylaminoimidazole-succinocarboxamide synthase, with protein MMDAKALTAYAGYTLRDAAIAELPNHYRGKVRDNYDLPDGRRILIASDRLSAFDRILAAIPFKGQVLTGTARFWFEETRDICPNHVLDYPDPNVVVGQRLDILPVEIVVRNYLAGTTATSILTLYEAGEREMYGIRLPDGLRANQKLPAPIITPTSKAFDGGHDEPLTPDAILAGGLVTAPQWRELCDYALALFARGEAVARERGLILVDTKYEFGTDKQGRVVLADEIHTPDSSRYWRAASYEDRLAEAEKPESFDKDFVRNWVVARCDPYKDPIPEIPAEVVLATAGVYIEAFETITGETFRLPETQRPILERIREKLAPYF; from the coding sequence ATGATGGATGCGAAGGCGCTTACCGCATATGCAGGCTACACCCTTCGCGATGCCGCCATTGCGGAGCTCCCGAACCATTATCGCGGCAAGGTCAGGGACAATTACGATCTGCCCGATGGGCGCCGCATCCTGATCGCCAGCGACCGCCTGAGCGCCTTCGACAGGATCCTCGCGGCGATCCCCTTCAAGGGCCAGGTGCTCACAGGCACTGCGCGCTTCTGGTTCGAGGAGACGCGCGACATCTGCCCGAACCATGTGCTCGATTATCCCGATCCTAATGTGGTGGTGGGGCAAAGGCTCGATATCCTGCCCGTCGAGATCGTGGTGCGCAATTACCTTGCGGGCACGACCGCGACCTCGATCCTGACGCTCTACGAGGCAGGCGAGAGGGAGATGTACGGAATTCGCCTGCCGGACGGCCTGCGAGCCAACCAGAAGCTGCCCGCGCCGATCATCACGCCAACCTCCAAGGCGTTCGACGGCGGCCATGACGAGCCGCTGACGCCCGACGCCATCCTGGCGGGCGGGCTGGTGACGGCGCCGCAATGGCGCGAGCTCTGCGACTATGCGCTGGCGCTGTTCGCGCGCGGCGAGGCCGTGGCGCGGGAGCGCGGCCTGATCCTGGTCGACACCAAATACGAGTTCGGCACGGACAAGCAGGGCCGCGTCGTCCTTGCCGACGAGATCCATACGCCCGATTCGAGCCGCTATTGGCGCGCCGCGAGCTATGAGGACCGCTTGGCGGAGGCCGAGAAGCCCGAGAGCTTCGACAAGGATTTCGTGCGCAACTGGGTCGTGGCGCGCTGCGATCCCTATAAGGATCCGATTCCCGAAATCCCCGCCGAGGTCGTGCTGGCGACGGCCGGCGTCTATATCGAGGCCTTCGAGACCATCACAGGCGAGACCTTCCGCCTGCCCGAGACGCAACGGCCCATCCTCGAGCGCATCCGCGAGAAGCTGGCGCCGTATTTTTGA
- a CDS encoding FAD/FMN-containing dehydrogenase, translating into MAESLRPGLERRLRREITGEVLFDRFSRGRYATDASHYQMMPLGVVVPRSMDEALRALAAAREESVPVTPRGGGTSQSGQAINTSLVIDGSKHLNRLVSLDAKARSCVVEPGIVLDELNRQLKPHGLWFPVDVSTASRATIGGMAGNNSCGGRSLRYGTMRDNVIAIDAVLPDGTPMHFGEVAAGSVQADAASRESALTAHLLAIGEREADEVVSRFPKVQRRVGGYNLDALLPNAASNNLAHLLVGSEGTLAFSTAIELKLWPVLGKRALGVCHFGSFHAAMDAAQHLVRLKPIAIELVDATMIGLAGEIAMFKPTLERVLRGEPEALLVVEFAESEAENARRLKELHELMGDLGFGWDRERRHFGGVVDVLDPGLQNAIADLRTSGLNIMMSMKSAGKPVSFVEDCAVPLPDLAEYTRRLTEVFERHGTRGTWYAHASEGCLHVRPILNLKLERDVKAMRAIAEEAFALVRAYKGSHSGEHGDGLVRSEFHEAMFGSRLVRAFEEVKESFDPLALMNPGKIVHAPKFDDRSLFRYAPSYQALEFAPALDWSDYSGGAGGLLGAVEMCNNNGACRKLEGGAMCPSYRVTRDEQHVTRGRANTLRLALTGQLGPDALASPDMQAALELCVSCKACRRECPTGVDMARMKIEVAAARVKNHGLSLFDRLIGALPRYAPLAARFAFILNLRDRLPGAARLSQALAGFAAERPLPAWRSDPFRPTAETFGPPDGREVVLFADTFNRAFEREAIEAALAVLVAAGYRVHLPKPVDGTARALCCGRTYLSTGQIEEARREAKRSLAALGPFARRDVPIIGLEPSCLLTFRDEIPALVKNEAAREVAAKAVIFEEFLMAESDAGRLKLELAPTARKALLHTHCHQKAFGLDGLVEKTLKLVPGLEVETVQSSCCGMAGAFGYHAATVAVSKLMGEAALLPAVRAEPESTIIVADGTSCRHQIADGTRRQAVHVAQVLAAALPPQ; encoded by the coding sequence ATGGCCGAGAGCTTGAGGCCCGGATTGGAGCGCCGTTTGCGACGCGAGATCACCGGCGAAGTGCTGTTCGACCGGTTCTCGCGCGGACGCTACGCGACCGACGCCTCGCATTATCAGATGATGCCGCTCGGCGTCGTCGTGCCGCGCAGCATGGACGAGGCGCTGCGGGCTCTCGCCGCGGCGCGTGAGGAGAGCGTCCCCGTCACGCCGCGCGGCGGCGGCACTTCGCAATCCGGCCAGGCCATCAATACGAGCCTCGTCATCGACGGCTCGAAGCACCTGAACCGCCTCGTCTCGCTCGACGCTAAGGCGCGAAGCTGCGTGGTCGAGCCGGGTATTGTGCTCGATGAGCTCAACCGGCAGCTCAAGCCGCATGGGCTGTGGTTCCCGGTCGATGTCTCGACCGCCTCCCGCGCCACGATCGGGGGCATGGCCGGCAATAATTCCTGCGGCGGCCGCTCGCTGCGCTACGGCACGATGCGCGACAATGTGATCGCAATCGATGCCGTCCTTCCTGACGGCACACCGATGCATTTCGGCGAGGTCGCGGCCGGCTCCGTGCAAGCAGATGCCGCCTCGCGCGAATCTGCGCTCACAGCGCACCTCCTCGCCATCGGCGAGCGCGAGGCCGACGAGGTGGTGTCGCGCTTCCCGAAAGTGCAGCGCCGGGTCGGCGGCTATAATCTCGACGCGCTCCTGCCCAATGCCGCTTCGAACAACCTCGCCCATCTCCTGGTCGGTTCGGAAGGCACCCTCGCCTTTTCGACGGCGATCGAATTGAAGCTCTGGCCGGTGCTCGGCAAGCGGGCGCTGGGCGTCTGCCATTTCGGCTCCTTCCACGCCGCCATGGATGCGGCCCAGCATCTCGTCAGGCTGAAACCCATCGCCATCGAGCTCGTCGATGCGACCATGATCGGGCTCGCCGGCGAGATCGCCATGTTCAAGCCGACGCTCGAGCGCGTCTTGCGCGGCGAGCCGGAAGCCCTGCTGGTGGTCGAGTTCGCCGAGAGCGAGGCCGAAAATGCAAGGAGGCTCAAGGAGCTGCATGAGCTGATGGGCGATCTCGGCTTCGGCTGGGATCGCGAGCGCCGACATTTCGGCGGCGTGGTCGATGTCCTGGATCCCGGCTTGCAGAACGCCATCGCGGATCTGCGCACTTCCGGCCTCAACATCATGATGTCGATGAAGAGCGCCGGCAAGCCCGTCTCCTTCGTCGAGGATTGCGCCGTGCCCTTGCCCGATCTCGCCGAATATACGCGGCGGCTCACGGAGGTCTTCGAGAGGCACGGCACGCGCGGCACCTGGTACGCGCATGCCTCGGAGGGCTGCCTGCATGTGCGCCCCATCCTCAATCTCAAGCTCGAGCGCGACGTGAAGGCGATGCGGGCCATCGCCGAAGAAGCTTTCGCCCTGGTGCGCGCCTATAAGGGTTCCCATTCGGGCGAGCATGGCGACGGGTTGGTGCGCTCGGAGTTCCATGAGGCCATGTTCGGCTCCCGCCTGGTGCGGGCCTTCGAGGAGGTGAAAGAGAGCTTCGATCCGCTGGCGCTGATGAATCCCGGCAAGATCGTGCATGCGCCGAAATTCGACGATCGCTCGCTCTTTCGCTACGCGCCGTCCTACCAAGCTTTGGAATTCGCGCCGGCGCTCGATTGGTCCGATTATTCCGGCGGCGCCGGCGGCCTGCTGGGCGCCGTCGAGATGTGCAACAACAACGGCGCCTGCCGCAAGCTCGAGGGCGGCGCCATGTGCCCCTCCTATCGGGTAACGCGCGACGAGCAGCATGTGACGCGCGGCCGCGCCAACACGTTGCGCCTGGCGCTCACGGGTCAGCTCGGCCCCGACGCGCTCGCCTCGCCGGACATGCAGGCTGCGCTCGAGCTCTGCGTCTCCTGCAAGGCCTGCCGGCGCGAATGCCCGACCGGCGTCGACATGGCGCGCATGAAGATCGAGGTGGCGGCGGCGCGCGTCAAAAACCATGGCTTGAGCCTGTTCGACCGGCTGATCGGCGCCCTGCCCCGCTATGCGCCGCTCGCCGCGCGTTTCGCCTTCATCCTCAACCTGCGCGACCGGCTGCCCGGCGCGGCGCGGTTATCCCAGGCCCTTGCCGGCTTCGCGGCCGAACGTCCCCTGCCCGCCTGGCGCAGCGATCCGTTCCGCCCGACCGCCGAGACGTTCGGCCCACCCGATGGCCGCGAGGTCGTGCTGTTCGCCGACACCTTCAACCGTGCCTTCGAGCGCGAGGCCATCGAAGCGGCGCTCGCCGTGCTGGTCGCGGCCGGCTATCGCGTGCATCTGCCGAAGCCCGTGGACGGCACGGCGCGGGCGCTGTGCTGCGGGCGCACTTATCTCTCGACCGGGCAAATCGAGGAGGCGCGCCGCGAAGCCAAGCGATCGCTCGCCGCGCTCGGCCCCTTTGCGCGCCGTGACGTGCCGATCATCGGGCTCGAGCCCTCCTGCCTGTTGACCTTCCGCGACGAGATCCCGGCCCTGGTGAAGAACGAGGCGGCACGCGAAGTCGCCGCGAAGGCCGTGATCTTCGAGGAGTTCCTCATGGCCGAGTCGGATGCCGGCCGGCTGAAACTCGAGCTTGCGCCGACAGCCCGCAAGGCCTTGCTGCACACCCATTGCCATCAGAAGGCTTTCGGCCTCGACGGCCTGGTGGAGAAGACGCTCAAGCTCGTGCCCGGCCTCGAGGTCGAGACCGTGCAGTCGAGCTGCTGCGGCATGGCCGGCGCCTTCGGCTATCATGCGGCGACGGTCGCGGTGTCGAAGCTCATGGGCGAAGCCGCGCTGCTGCCGGCAGTGCGCGCCGAACCTGAAAGCACCATCATCGTCGCCGACGGCACCTCCTGCCGACATCAGATCGCCGACGGCACCCGCCGCCAAGCCGTGCATGTGGCGCAAGTGCTGGCGGCCGCCCTTCCGCCGCAATAG
- a CDS encoding alanine-glyoxylate transaminase / serine-glyoxylate transaminase / serine-pyruvate transaminase, with translation MSNVHRVAGRHFLQIPGPTPVPDRILRAISYPTIDHRGPEFERLGRNVLAGIKSVFKTASPVIIYPASGTGAWEAALVNLFSPGDKVLMFETGHFATLWKNMAQKLGLTPEFITSDWRVGADAEAIGAKLAADKAHAIKAVCVVHNETSTGCVSPVAAVRRAIDAAKHPALLLVDTISSLASIDYRHDEWGVDVTVAGSQKGLMLPPGLSFTAVSEKALKAAESAKLPRLYFDWREMLRPNAQGFFPYTPSTNLLYGLKEAIEMLHEEGLDQVFARHDRHAEATRRAVRAWGAKDSGLEIWCSEPEHYSSSLTAVLMPEGHSADRLRETALAHFDISLGTGLTKLAGKVFRIGHLGDTNDLTIIGALAGVEMALGLAEVPHEAGGVQAAMSYLAEAARGSLPAAA, from the coding sequence ATGAGCAATGTGCATCGGGTGGCGGGGCGCCACTTCCTGCAGATTCCCGGCCCGACGCCGGTTCCCGACCGCATCCTGCGGGCGATCAGCTACCCGACCATCGATCATCGCGGCCCGGAATTCGAGAGGCTCGGGCGCAACGTGCTCGCCGGCATCAAATCGGTGTTCAAAACGGCCTCGCCCGTCATCATCTATCCGGCCTCCGGCACCGGCGCCTGGGAGGCGGCGCTCGTCAACCTCTTCTCGCCCGGCGACAAGGTGCTGATGTTCGAGACCGGGCATTTCGCGACCCTGTGGAAGAACATGGCGCAGAAGCTTGGCCTTACGCCGGAGTTCATCACCTCCGATTGGCGCGTCGGGGCCGATGCCGAGGCGATCGGCGCGAAGCTCGCGGCCGACAAGGCGCATGCCATCAAGGCCGTTTGCGTGGTCCATAACGAGACCTCGACCGGCTGCGTCTCGCCGGTCGCCGCGGTACGCCGGGCGATCGATGCGGCGAAGCACCCGGCGCTCTTGCTGGTCGACACCATCTCGTCGCTCGCCTCGATCGATTATCGCCATGACGAATGGGGCGTCGACGTCACGGTCGCGGGCTCCCAGAAAGGCCTTATGCTGCCGCCCGGCCTGTCCTTCACCGCGGTCTCGGAGAAAGCCCTGAAGGCGGCCGAGAGCGCGAAGCTGCCGCGGCTCTATTTCGACTGGCGCGAGATGCTGCGTCCGAATGCCCAGGGCTTCTTCCCCTATACGCCGAGCACCAACCTCCTTTACGGGCTGAAGGAGGCGATCGAGATGCTGCATGAGGAGGGGCTCGACCAGGTCTTCGCGCGCCATGACCGGCATGCCGAGGCGACCCGCCGCGCCGTGCGCGCATGGGGGGCGAAGGATTCGGGCCTCGAGATCTGGTGCAGCGAGCCCGAGCACTACTCCTCGTCGCTGACTGCCGTGCTGATGCCGGAAGGGCACAGCGCCGACCGGCTGCGCGAGACGGCGCTCGCTCATTTCGACATCTCGCTGGGCACCGGCCTCACCAAGCTCGCCGGCAAGGTGTTCCGCATCGGCCATCTCGGCGACACCAACGATCTCACCATCATCGGGGCGCTGGCGGGTGTCGAGATGGCGCTCGGCCTCGCCGAGGTGCCGCATGAGGCGGGCGGCGTCCAGGCCGCGATGAGCTATCTCGCCGAGGCGGCACGCGGTTCGCTGCCGGCCGCGGCGTAG
- a CDS encoding aminobenzoyl-glutamate utilization protein B: protein MRNSEEIWRLVDDKKASFIALSDRVWGMPELSYGEFKSAAEHGAMLEQQGFRVTKNVAGIPTAVIGEAGEGGPVIAVLGEYDALPGLSQEADLPEPKPVAEGGNGHGCGHNLLGAASLLAATAIKDYLAANKLKGRVRYYGCPAEEGGAAKGFMVREGAFKDVDIAISWHPGHFSAVFTTKMLANTRINFTFTGRASHAAAAPHLGRSALDAVELMNVGVNYMREHMPDSARVHYALIDGGGVAPNVVQARAEVCYLIRASDLSELTPLVERVRKIADGAALMTGTRVESRVLSAVSNLVANTPLEAALHANMMRLGPPDFDEADRALAAKFQATLTKEDIAAAYRLHGVAIEAGKPLCDQIVPLDAAGVGSGSTDVGDVSWVVPTVQLWGATCAIGTPFHAWQFTGQGKSGMAHKGLVHAAKVMAGTAVDALEDETLIRRAQEDLRKRLAAEPYVCPLPPDLDPPIEVSEAA from the coding sequence ATGCGCAACAGCGAAGAGATCTGGCGGCTCGTCGACGACAAGAAGGCGAGCTTCATCGCGCTCAGCGATCGCGTCTGGGGGATGCCCGAGCTCTCTTATGGCGAGTTCAAATCGGCCGCCGAGCATGGCGCCATGCTCGAGCAGCAGGGCTTCCGCGTCACCAAGAATGTCGCCGGCATCCCGACCGCCGTCATCGGCGAGGCCGGTGAAGGCGGGCCGGTGATCGCGGTGCTCGGCGAATACGACGCCTTGCCGGGACTGAGCCAGGAGGCCGATCTGCCCGAGCCGAAGCCGGTCGCTGAAGGCGGCAACGGACATGGCTGCGGTCATAATCTCCTGGGCGCGGCCTCGTTGCTCGCCGCCACCGCCATCAAGGATTATCTCGCGGCCAACAAGCTCAAAGGGCGGGTGCGCTATTATGGCTGCCCGGCCGAGGAGGGCGGCGCCGCCAAGGGTTTCATGGTGCGTGAAGGCGCCTTCAAGGATGTGGACATCGCCATTTCCTGGCATCCGGGACATTTCTCGGCGGTGTTCACGACGAAGATGCTCGCCAATACCAGGATCAACTTCACCTTCACGGGCCGGGCTTCGCATGCAGCCGCTGCGCCGCATCTCGGGCGCAGCGCGCTCGACGCCGTCGAGCTCATGAATGTCGGCGTCAATTATATGCGCGAGCATATGCCCGACAGCGCCCGCGTGCATTACGCGCTGATCGATGGCGGCGGTGTCGCCCCCAATGTGGTGCAGGCCCGCGCCGAGGTCTGTTATCTCATCCGGGCGAGCGACCTCTCCGAGCTCACGCCTCTCGTCGAGCGGGTGCGCAAGATCGCCGACGGCGCAGCCCTGATGACCGGGACCCGGGTCGAGTCGCGGGTGCTGAGCGCCGTCTCCAATCTCGTCGCCAACACGCCGCTCGAGGCGGCGCTGCACGCGAATATGATGCGGCTCGGCCCGCCGGATTTCGACGAGGCCGACCGGGCGCTCGCGGCCAAATTCCAGGCCACCTTGACCAAGGAGGATATCGCGGCCGCCTATCGTCTCCACGGAGTTGCGATCGAGGCCGGCAAGCCGCTCTGCGACCAGATCGTGCCGCTCGATGCGGCGGGTGTCGGCAGCGGCTCGACCGATGTCGGCGATGTGAGCTGGGTGGTGCCAACCGTGCAGCTCTGGGGCGCTACTTGCGCCATCGGCACGCCCTTCCATGCCTGGCAGTTCACCGGCCAGGGCAAGTCGGGCATGGCCCATAAGGGCCTCGTCCATGCCGCGAAGGTGATGGCCGGGACAGCGGTCGATGCGCTCGAGGACGAGACCTTGATCCGTCGCGCCCAGGAGGATCTGCGCAAGCGCCTCGCGGCCGAGCCTTATGTGTGCCCCTTGCCGCCCGATCTCGACCCGCCGATCGAGGTTAGCGAGGCCGCCTGA
- a CDS encoding Uncharacterized OsmC-related protein has protein sequence MDAAALRAMQAPHKESYKHDPAAALITLRAQGEIDEAKIACKVETGRALAFAGLHPATGGSGAELCSGDMLLEALVACAGVTLKAVATALEIPLRRGVVKAEGDLDFRGTLGVAKDAPVGFRAIRLAFEIDSDAPQEKLDTLIKLTERYCVVFQTLNAKPALEVTFRRPR, from the coding sequence ATGGACGCAGCCGCGCTGAGGGCAATGCAGGCGCCCCATAAGGAGAGCTACAAGCACGATCCTGCCGCCGCGCTCATCACCTTGCGGGCGCAAGGCGAGATCGATGAGGCCAAGATCGCCTGCAAGGTCGAGACCGGGCGCGCCCTTGCGTTTGCGGGCCTGCATCCGGCAACCGGCGGCTCGGGCGCCGAATTGTGCTCGGGCGACATGCTGCTCGAGGCGCTGGTCGCCTGCGCCGGCGTGACCCTGAAGGCGGTGGCGACGGCGCTCGAAATCCCGCTGAGGCGCGGTGTCGTGAAGGCCGAGGGCGATCTCGATTTCCGCGGCACGCTCGGCGTCGCCAAGGATGCGCCGGTGGGCTTTCGCGCCATCCGGCTCGCCTTCGAGATCGACAGCGATGCGCCGCAGGAGAAGCTCGATACGCTCATCAAGCTCACCGAGCGCTATTGCGTGGTGTTCCAGACGCTCAACGCCAAGCCTGCGCTCGAAGTGACGTTCAGGCGGCCTCGCTAA
- a CDS encoding Predicted dehydrogenase, producing the protein MTSSPLRIGVLGTANIARAFIAGVSPSQLVKVTTIASRDAAKAEGFARETGLSRTHSSYEALLADSEIDAVYIPLPNSLHAEWAIRAAEARKHVLCEKPLAATEAEARAMFAAARKHGVQLVEAYPYRAQPQTLKLRELLEAGAIGRPQVMQATIGFTIADPANIRLDAALAGGALMDAGSYPVSLVRMVAGERPAWVQAAARFAESGVDRSLVATIAFAGGFLAQISCSFATGFHRHALIAGDDGVIETSFLNHPPLGGPPALQLKRGKDSRAYETIEVQGGDGFLAETEAFARLVTQGPAHWTGASEAESIDIMATLEAILRSARSGERAELAAPA; encoded by the coding sequence ATGACATCGTCCCCTCTGCGCATCGGTGTCCTCGGCACCGCCAATATCGCGCGCGCCTTCATCGCGGGCGTTTCCCCCTCGCAGCTCGTCAAGGTCACAACCATTGCGAGCCGCGACGCCGCCAAGGCCGAGGGTTTCGCGCGCGAGACGGGGCTCTCGCGAACCCATTCCTCCTACGAGGCTCTGCTGGCCGATTCCGAGATCGACGCCGTCTACATTCCCTTGCCGAACAGCCTGCATGCCGAATGGGCGATCCGCGCTGCGGAAGCGCGCAAGCATGTGCTGTGCGAAAAACCCCTGGCGGCGACCGAAGCCGAAGCGCGCGCCATGTTCGCCGCCGCCCGCAAGCACGGCGTGCAGCTCGTCGAGGCCTATCCTTATCGGGCCCAGCCGCAGACGCTGAAGCTGCGCGAGCTTCTGGAAGCAGGCGCGATCGGGCGCCCGCAAGTGATGCAGGCGACGATCGGCTTCACGATCGCCGATCCGGCGAACATACGCCTCGATGCGGCTTTGGCCGGAGGCGCGCTGATGGATGCCGGCAGCTACCCGGTCAGTTTGGTGCGCATGGTGGCAGGCGAGCGGCCCGCATGGGTCCAGGCCGCGGCGCGCTTCGCCGAGAGCGGCGTCGACCGCAGCCTCGTCGCGACGATCGCCTTCGCGGGCGGCTTCCTGGCGCAGATCTCGTGCAGCTTCGCGACCGGCTTCCATCGGCATGCGCTGATCGCCGGCGATGACGGGGTGATCGAGACGAGCTTCCTCAATCACCCGCCGCTTGGAGGGCCGCCAGCCCTGCAGCTGAAGCGCGGCAAGGATAGTCGCGCCTATGAAACCATCGAGGTCCAGGGCGGCGACGGCTTCCTCGCCGAGACGGAGGCATTTGCCAGGCTGGTGACGCAGGGCCCCGCGCATTGGACGGGAGCGAGCGAAGCGGAATCGATCGACATCATGGCAACGCTCGAGGCGATCTTGCGCAGCGCCCGCTCGGGCGAACGGGCCGAGCTGGCAGCGCCGGCTTAA